The nucleotide window CCGCCGACCCGGACGACGCCCCTTCCGTCCGTACGGTGCCGGGCGCGACCGCGCTGTGCACGGTCCCGTGGGGTGCCGCGGGACACGGTCTCGCGCTGCTGGTGCGGCTGCGCTCGGCGGACGTACCGGCTCCGGCGCTCACGGCGGCGGCACGGCTGCTGGAGCGGGCGGGCGCGGACGCGGCGGCAGGGGTCGCGGGCGGCCGCGCCGGGCTCGCCGAGCTGGGTACGGCGTGGCACGAGGCCTCGGCGGCGGCGCGTGCCGCGCTGGCGGAGCCGCGCTTCGGCCCGGTCGCCGAGTGGCGTTCCATCGGCCCGTACCGCCTGCTGACCTCTCTGCCGCCCGAGACCGGCCAGGACCCCGCCGTACGGGCCCTGTCGACTCCGGCTCACCGCGAACTCGCCCGCACGGCCGAGGTGTTCCTGGACTGCGCGGGCCAGGCGGGGCGTACGGCGGCCGCGTTGGGCATCCACCGGCAGACCCTCTACTACCGCCTCTCCCGTGTCGAACAGCTCACGGGACTGGACCTGGACGACGGCGAGGACCGCCTGCTGCTCCACATGGTGTTGAAGGGGGCGCGGCTCTGAGACCGCGCTTCAGGCGAGCGACGGTGCCAGGGTCGCGGCGGTCGGACCGTCGGGGCGGACGGTGATGCCCCACACCGCCTTCGTGGGGGTGGCGGAGAAGACCGGGACGTGGGCCGGCAGCAGGTGTTCGAGCAGGATGGTCGACTCGCGGAGCGCGAACTGCAGGCCGACGCAGGCACGGGGGCCGATGCCGAAGGGGTAGTAGGCGCCCGGCTGGGCGGGTCGGCCGTTCGGGGTGGTGAAGCGCCGGGGGTCGAAGCGCTCTGGATCCGGGAACAGTTCGGGGTCGCGGTGCGTGAGGTACGGGCTGACCAGGAGGTCGGTGCCCGCCTCGACGGTGTACCCGGCGAGGGTGTCGTCCTCGGCGGCGTGCCGGGGCAGGATCCAGGCGGACGGGTAGAGGCGGAGCGTCTCGTGGACCAGGGCCTGGATGGCCTGGCGGCGCTCGGGCGAGCCTTCGCCGCCTGCGGCGAGCGCCTGTTCGCGGGCGGCGGGGTGCCGGTCGAGGAGCAGATGGAGCCAGGTCAGGGTGGTGGCGGTGGTCTCGTGCCCGGCGGCGAGCAGGGTGACGAGTTCGTCGCGGATCAACTGGTCGGTGTACTCGGGGTGTTCGTCGGCTGCGTCGATCAGGACGTGCAGCAGGCCCGGGCCGTCGGGGCCGGCCGTCGCGCCGCGGGCGGCCTCGATGGCGTGCCGGGCGACCGCGTCGATCCGGGCGAGGTCGTCGGCGACGGCGTCGCGGGCCTTGTCGGCGTCGGCGGGCAGGGTCGGAATGGCGGCCCCCACGGCTTCCATGGCGGCCAGTTCGCGCTCGGTTGCGTCGTCGAGGGGGTGGCCGGTGAGCGCGCGCCAGATGGCGTCCAGGGCGAAGCGGCGCATCTCCTGTCCGACGTCGAGAGTCCGCCCGGTGCGGGCGCAGTCGTCCCAGCGCCCGGCGGTGGTCCGGGCGGCCGCCGTGATCCGCTGCTCGTAGCGGCGCATCCCGGTGCCGGTGAACTGGGCCTGCAGAACCCGGCGTTGCCGCTTCCACGCCTCACCGGTGGCGGCCATGACGCCGTCGCCGATCAGCAGGCGGGCGCGGTGGGAGCGCTTGACGTACCGCTCCGGGTGCCGGGCGAGGACGTGCTGGACCGCCTGTGGGTCGGTGACGAGAACGGTGGGGGCGGGCCCCAGTCGGAACGCGGCGACGCCGCCGCATCGCTCGCGCACCTGGGACAGCAGTTCGACCAGTTCGCCTCCCTGCGCGCGCCACCGCTCGACGAGCCCGGGCTCGACCTCGGGGACCGGCCGCCCCGTTCCGGGAGCGTGGGGAAGGGAGCCGAGAGCGGCTTCGATGTCCATGTTTCCTCCGCGACGAAGCAGTGCCAATACGGAATGTACTGGGGTGGACACATCTGGTGACAGGCCACCTCGTCCTCGCACTCTGCCCAACCTCCGGCCGGCGCCCCACCGGCAAGTGGCGAAAAACGCTGCTTCTGAAAATGATTGTCATCATGCTACGGTCGGTGCACGTTCAACCTTTGACCACGCCTTTACCCGGAGTGTCCCGTGCGCGTCCCCGCCCGTCTTGTCTCCCTGACCGCGGTCACCGCGGCCTCCGCCCTGCTCACGGGCTGTTTCTCGGCGACGGGATCCGATGACGCCGACGGGGCGGGCGCCGACGGCAAGCGCATACGCCTCGCGATGATGCAGCCGCCGCGCTCGGGGCTGTCGCCGCTCTCCGACGACGCGTTCAAGCTCTCCCGCTGGTCGACCGCCGAGACCCTGGTGAAGCTGAACGCCGAGGGCGACGCGCGGCCCGCCCTCGCCACCGAGTGGGAGCGGTCCGGGAAGAGCTGGACGTTCACGATCCGGGACGGCGTCACCTTCCACGACGGTACGAAGCTCACCGGCGAGGCCGTCGTCAACTCCCTCACCGAGGCCGCCGGCGCCTCCCCCAAGCCCCGCATCCTCGACGGCGTCGACCTCTCCGCGAAGGCCGACGGCAACACCGTCACCGTCACCACCGCCGCCGAGGACCCGCTGGTCCCGCAGCGCCTCAGCTCGCCGCAGCTGTCGATCCTGGCGGCGAAGGCGTACCAGGGGAAGACGGTGAACCCGGTCGGCGCGGGCACCGGCCCGTTCGAGCTGACCAAGGTAGACGGCACCTCCTCCGCCTCCCTCGACCGGTACGACGACTACTGGGGCGGCAGGGCCAAGGCCCCCGGCATCGATGTGCGGTTCGTGCCGGACGGCACCGCCCGCGCGGCCTCCCTGCGCAGCGGCGAGGCCGACATCGTCGAGGCGGTCCCCGTGTCTCAGGCCGCCGTGCTCGACCAGGACCTGATCACCGAGGTCCCGATGCCGCGCACCAACACCCTCTACCTGAACACCGAGAAGGGCGTCTTCAAGGACGCCTCGCAGCGCGCCGCCGCCCGCGAGGCCGTCGACGCGAAGTCGATCGTCAAGGGCGTCTACGAGGGGCGCGCCGATGTGGCGCAGGGGCTGCTGGGCCCCGCCCTCCCCTGGGCCGCCGAGCTGCGCTCTCCTGTGAAGCACACCAAGGCGGGCAAGCCCTCCGGCAAGACCGTCACCATCGGTACGTTCACGGACCGCGCCGAGCTGCCCGAGGTCGCCGCCACGCTCCAGCAGCAGCTCCAGAAGGCCGGGTTCAAGGTGAAGCTCGACGTGCGCGAGTACGCCAACATCGAGTCCGACGCGCTGGCGGGCGAGTTCGACGCGTTCATCCTGTCCCGGGCGACCGTCCTCGACTCCGGCGACCCGGCCGCGTACCTGTACAGCGACTTCGCCTCCGACGGCTCCTTCAACATCTCCCAGCTCGCCGACAACACCGTCGACGCGGCCCTGGACAAGGCCTCCGACGCGGCCGCCGGTGACGCCCGCCGCAAGGCGGTCATCGAGGCCGAGGCCGCCGTCCTCGCCACCGACGCGGCGGTGCCGATGCTCCACGAGCGCGTGATCCAGGGCGACGCGGCCGGCGTCGTGGACGCGGCCCACGACCCGCGCGAGCGGGAGCTGGTCACTGCGGACACCTACGTCAAGTGAGGTCAGCAGCGAGGAAGTCGGTCAGCCCGGCCGGGCTGACCCGCTTCGTCTGTCTCGTCGCCGTCCTCGCCGCCGTGGGCCTCCTCCCCTGGCTCTCCGGCCGCGACCCCGCGCTGACCGTGCTGCGCGCCCGGTCCGCCGAGCAGGAGGCGACACCCGAGGCGCTGGCCGCGATCCGCGAGGACCTCGGCCTGGACTCCGGTCCGCTCTCCCTGCTGGGGAACTGGGCCTCGGGTCTGCTGCGCGGCGACCTCGGCACCTCCTGGGTCTCGGGCACCGACGTGCTCCCCTCCGTGGTCTCGGGCCTCCAGGTCTCCCTCGGCCTGATGGGCGCGGCCTTCGCCGTCGCCGTGCTGCTGGCCTGCGCCCTGGTCGCGCCCGTGCTCGTACGGGGCCGGGGTTCGACCGGCGCGTTCGCCGCGATGCTGGCCGCCGTACCGGAGTTCCTGCTGGCCACACTGGCATTGCTGGTGTGCGGGGTGTGGCTGGGCCTGCTGCCGACCTCCGGCTGGGCGGGCCCCGCGTACATGGTGCTGCCCGCGATCGCCCTCGGCGTCCCGGCCGGCGGTCTCCTCGGCCGCCTGGTCGCGGACGCGCTGCCCGCCGTACTGGACGAGCGGTGGGTGGAGCTGTGGCGCGGTGCCGGGGTGGGCCGGGCCCGGGTCTCGGCGGCCGCCCTGCGCCGCGTACTGCCGCCCCTCGTCCCGCAGTTCGGCATGGCCGCCGTGGGCCTGACCGGCGGTGCGGTCGCCGTGGAGACGGTGTTCGCGGTGCCCGGCATCGGCCGTACGGCACTGGGCGCGGCCAAGTCCCAGGACCTCCCCCTCCTCCAGGGCTCGGTGCTGGCCCTCCTCGCGCTGGGCCTGGTCGCGGGCGCCCTGTCCGCACTCGCCCGGCGCCGGCTCCTCGGCCCGGCCCTGCGTGACGCCGGCCTGACGCTCCCGGCGGCCCGCCCGGTCCGCACGCACCCGGCGGTACCGCTGACCCTCGCCGTGCTCCTCCTGGTCACCATCGGCTGGGGCCTGCTGCGTGACCCGTACACGGTGGACACGACCGCCCGGCTGCTGCCGCCGTCCTGGGCACACCCGCTCGGCACCGACGGGCTGGGCCGGGACGTACTGGCCCGCCTCGGCCACGGCGCCGCCTCGACCGTGGGCACGGCGGCGGCGGTCTGCGCCCTGAGCCTGCTGGTCTCCTTGGCGCTGGGCTTCCTGCCGGGTGTGGCCGCGGGTGCGGCGGACATCGCCAACGCCCTGCCGCCGGTGATCGTCGGCATCCTGGTCGCCGCGGCGGCGGGCCCGGGCACGGGCGGCGCGGCCCTCGCCGTGGCACTGATCTCCTGGCCCCCGCTGGCCGCGCATGCGGCGGCCCTGGTCCAGGAGGTCCGCGCCTCCACCTTCCTCACCGCCCAACGGGCCATCGGCGCCAGCCCGTCATGGATCCTGACCCGGCACGTCCTGCCCTCGGTCGCCGCCCCGGTCACCCGCCACGCGATCCTCCGCCTCCCCGGCATCGCCCTCGCCCTCGCCTCCCTGGGCTTCCTCGGCCTGGGCGCCCAACCACCCACCCCCGAGTGGGGGTTGCTGCTGGACGAGTCCCGCGCGTACGTGGAACGGGCCCCCTGGGCGGCCCTTGCCCCGGCGGTCGCCCTGGCCCTGCTTGCGGGGCTGGCCGTGTCGGGGGCGGCGTACGCGCAAGGGCGTACGGGAGGTACGGGACGCGCCCGACGGCGGGTGCGGACGGCGGCAACGACGAAGAAGGAGACCTCTGTTGGCGCCTGACGTGTCCGACGCCCTGCTCTCCGTCCGTGATCTGCGGGTCGCCTTCGACTCGGTGGAGGTCGTACGCGGGCTGTCCTTCGACGTCCGTCCGCGCGAGGTGCTCGCCCTCGTCGGCGAGTCGGGCGCGGGCAAGTCCCTGACGGCCCGGGCGCTGCTGGGCATGCTGCCCCGGGGCGCGACGCCGAACGGGAGCGTACGGCTACGGGAAGAGACGGGGTCGTACGCCGAACTCGTGGGCGCCGCCCGCCCGGCCCTGGCCGCCCTGCGCGGCCACCGGGTCTCGCTCGTCCCGCAGGACGCCCTCTCCGCACTCTCCCCCGTGCACCGCGTGGGCGACCAGCTCGCCGCCGCCGTACGGTCGGTCACGGGCGTCTCGCGCCGGGAGGCCCGCGCCCGGGCGGTCGCCGCGCTGGACCGGGTGGGCATCGCCGACGCCGTACGGAAGGCGCGGGCGTATCCGCACGAGTTCTCCGGGGGGATGCGGCAGCGGGCGGTGATCGCCATGGCGACGGTCAACGAACCCGATCTGGTCGTCGCCGACGAACCGACGACCGCGCTGGACGCCGAGTTGCAGGAGCAGGTGCTGCGGGTGCTCGGCGAGCAGCGCGAGGCGGTCGGGGCGGCGCTGGTGCTGGTCACGCACGACCTCGGGGTGGTCCGGGAGCACGCCGACCGGGTGCTGGTCATGTACGCCGGACGCCAGGTCGAGCAGGGCCCGGCGGAGGCGGTGCTGGGCCGGCCGCGGGCGCCGTACACGGCGGGGTTGCTGGCGTCGCTGCCGCCCGAGGAGCCCGGTGGCTCCCGTCGGCTGCCGTCCATCCCCGGCGCCCCGCCGACCCCCGACGCCCTGCCGCCCGGCTGCGCCTTCGCACCCCGCTGTCCGCTGGCGGACGACCGCTGCCACGCCGCGGAACCCACACCGTGGGCGCCCGCCGAGGGCCACGAGGTCTCCTGCCATCGCTGGGACGAAGTGCCGTATCCCGCGACCGAGTTGTTCCTGGAGCAGCCCGTATGAACCGGCCCCACGCCCTGCTCGACGTGCGCGACCTCGTCGTCCGCTACGGCCCGGTCACCGCCGTCGACCACGTCTCCTTCGCCCTGGACGCGGGCGAGACCCTCGCCCTGAACGGGCCGTCCGGCTGCGGCAAGTCCTCCACGGTCGCCGCCGTACTGCAACTGCGCCGCCCGGAGGGCGGCCAAGTCCTCTTCGAGGGGCGGGAGTTGACGACACTGACCGAGCGCGAACTCCGCCCCCTCCGCCCCCGTATGCAGCCGGTCTTCCAGGACCCGTACGGCTCGCTCAGCCCCCGCCACCG belongs to Streptomyces graminofaciens and includes:
- a CDS encoding PucR family transcriptional regulator; translated protein: MTADYKGDYQELVDEISELLGAPATLENRDFELIAFGAYDSEGELDASALDPVRARSILTRRSTAAVREWFEGFGITRATGPVRIPPTPEAGVYRGRVCLPVRHRGVVLGYVWLLDDDPGPSDAQLGAAMEVAGRIGALLADEALHGADLTRELRAVLAAERGWQRDMAVAELRTALGPRGDGVHTMVCVAPWPSADPDDAPSVRTVPGATALCTVPWGAAGHGLALLVRLRSADVPAPALTAAARLLERAGADAAAGVAGGRAGLAELGTAWHEASAAARAALAEPRFGPVAEWRSIGPYRLLTSLPPETGQDPAVRALSTPAHRELARTAEVFLDCAGQAGRTAAALGIHRQTLYYRLSRVEQLTGLDLDDGEDRLLLHMVLKGARL
- a CDS encoding cytochrome P450 gives rise to the protein MDIEAALGSLPHAPGTGRPVPEVEPGLVERWRAQGGELVELLSQVRERCGGVAAFRLGPAPTVLVTDPQAVQHVLARHPERYVKRSHRARLLIGDGVMAATGEAWKRQRRVLQAQFTGTGMRRYEQRITAAARTTAGRWDDCARTGRTLDVGQEMRRFALDAIWRALTGHPLDDATERELAAMEAVGAAIPTLPADADKARDAVADDLARIDAVARHAIEAARGATAGPDGPGLLHVLIDAADEHPEYTDQLIRDELVTLLAAGHETTATTLTWLHLLLDRHPAAREQALAAGGEGSPERRQAIQALVHETLRLYPSAWILPRHAAEDDTLAGYTVEAGTDLLVSPYLTHRDPELFPDPERFDPRRFTTPNGRPAQPGAYYPFGIGPRACVGLQFALRESTILLEHLLPAHVPVFSATPTKAVWGITVRPDGPTAATLAPSLA
- a CDS encoding ABC transporter substrate-binding protein, translated to MRVPARLVSLTAVTAASALLTGCFSATGSDDADGAGADGKRIRLAMMQPPRSGLSPLSDDAFKLSRWSTAETLVKLNAEGDARPALATEWERSGKSWTFTIRDGVTFHDGTKLTGEAVVNSLTEAAGASPKPRILDGVDLSAKADGNTVTVTTAAEDPLVPQRLSSPQLSILAAKAYQGKTVNPVGAGTGPFELTKVDGTSSASLDRYDDYWGGRAKAPGIDVRFVPDGTARAASLRSGEADIVEAVPVSQAAVLDQDLITEVPMPRTNTLYLNTEKGVFKDASQRAAAREAVDAKSIVKGVYEGRADVAQGLLGPALPWAAELRSPVKHTKAGKPSGKTVTIGTFTDRAELPEVAATLQQQLQKAGFKVKLDVREYANIESDALAGEFDAFILSRATVLDSGDPAAYLYSDFASDGSFNISQLADNTVDAALDKASDAAAGDARRKAVIEAEAAVLATDAAVPMLHERVIQGDAAGVVDAAHDPRERELVTADTYVK
- a CDS encoding ABC transporter permease subunit; translated protein: MRSAARKSVSPAGLTRFVCLVAVLAAVGLLPWLSGRDPALTVLRARSAEQEATPEALAAIREDLGLDSGPLSLLGNWASGLLRGDLGTSWVSGTDVLPSVVSGLQVSLGLMGAAFAVAVLLACALVAPVLVRGRGSTGAFAAMLAAVPEFLLATLALLVCGVWLGLLPTSGWAGPAYMVLPAIALGVPAGGLLGRLVADALPAVLDERWVELWRGAGVGRARVSAAALRRVLPPLVPQFGMAAVGLTGGAVAVETVFAVPGIGRTALGAAKSQDLPLLQGSVLALLALGLVAGALSALARRRLLGPALRDAGLTLPAARPVRTHPAVPLTLAVLLLVTIGWGLLRDPYTVDTTARLLPPSWAHPLGTDGLGRDVLARLGHGAASTVGTAAAVCALSLLVSLALGFLPGVAAGAADIANALPPVIVGILVAAAAGPGTGGAALAVALISWPPLAAHAAALVQEVRASTFLTAQRAIGASPSWILTRHVLPSVAAPVTRHAILRLPGIALALASLGFLGLGAQPPTPEWGLLLDESRAYVERAPWAALAPAVALALLAGLAVSGAAYAQGRTGGTGRARRRVRTAATTKKETSVGA
- a CDS encoding ABC transporter ATP-binding protein, encoding MAPDVSDALLSVRDLRVAFDSVEVVRGLSFDVRPREVLALVGESGAGKSLTARALLGMLPRGATPNGSVRLREETGSYAELVGAARPALAALRGHRVSLVPQDALSALSPVHRVGDQLAAAVRSVTGVSRREARARAVAALDRVGIADAVRKARAYPHEFSGGMRQRAVIAMATVNEPDLVVADEPTTALDAELQEQVLRVLGEQREAVGAALVLVTHDLGVVREHADRVLVMYAGRQVEQGPAEAVLGRPRAPYTAGLLASLPPEEPGGSRRLPSIPGAPPTPDALPPGCAFAPRCPLADDRCHAAEPTPWAPAEGHEVSCHRWDEVPYPATELFLEQPV